A stretch of the Ostrea edulis chromosome 9, xbOstEdul1.1, whole genome shotgun sequence genome encodes the following:
- the LOC125659723 gene encoding centrosomal protein of 19 kDa-like, which translates to MIMDDGIEVKRCGVKFSPPALVLNYLIKDSGKMHRRTMPLRNFNKNSSVDATVDELLANPKHSKFMKCMPKFQLYRLIAIIRDKLGGMSLEESLARNDEIDRLDPEEDLNKVDVETLQRKKSIMEDTFEKNLKKPSDPDFQYDVQMDFNEVEACEWDSEESDQEF; encoded by the coding sequence aATGGATGATGGAATAGAAGTGAAGAGATGTGGAGTGAAGTTTTCTCCACCAGCTCTCGTATTAAACTACCTCATAAAGGATTCAGGCAAGATGCACAGAAGGACGATGCCGCTTcgaaattttaataaaaattcaAGTGTGGATGCCACCGTAGATGAGTTGCTGGCAAACCCAAAACATAGCAAGTTTATGAAATGCATGCCTAAATTTCAGCTATACAGACTTATAGCCATTATCAGGGATAAATTAGGTGGAATGTCCCTTGAAGAAAGTTTAGCAAGAAATGATGAGATTGACAGATTAGACCCAGAGGAAGATTTAAATAAGGTTGATGTAGAAACACTCCAGAGAAAAAAGTCAATTATGGAGgacacttttgaaaagaatttgaagaAACCTAGTGATCCAGACTTTCAATATGATGTACAAATGGACTTTAATGAAGTTGAGGCATGCGAGTGGGATTCAGAGGAGTCAGATCAGGAATTCTAG